A region of Streptomyces deccanensis DNA encodes the following proteins:
- a CDS encoding rhomboid family intramembrane serine protease, with product MVIPVHDVNPVRRTPYVTYALIAANVFVFVFMPGLAGSVPGDSAAVRLCHTQAFLEQYAAIPQELIRHQLPRLVPTGELAPSGGCALGPPGYDKSPALSVLTALFLHGGWLHLLGNMLFLLIFGNNIEDRLGHVRFALFYAACGYAASYGYAFLNADSGEPLIGASGAIAGVLGAYLVLYPKARVWILVPFLLFLPLRLPAWLVLGSWFVLQAVYSSDDGVSDVGTVAYAAHLVGFVAGMLLAWPLRPGTPPPPEPRGLLFGRRARAGW from the coding sequence CATGACGTGAACCCCGTGCGCCGCACGCCCTACGTGACCTACGCACTCATCGCCGCGAACGTCTTCGTCTTCGTCTTCATGCCGGGACTCGCCGGCTCCGTGCCGGGCGACAGCGCGGCGGTCCGGCTGTGCCACACACAGGCGTTCCTGGAGCAGTACGCGGCGATACCCCAGGAGTTGATCCGCCATCAGCTGCCGCGGCTGGTGCCCACCGGCGAACTCGCCCCGTCGGGCGGCTGCGCGCTGGGCCCGCCGGGCTACGACAAGTCGCCCGCGCTGTCCGTCCTCACCGCGCTGTTCCTGCACGGCGGCTGGCTGCACCTGCTGGGCAACATGCTGTTCCTGCTGATCTTCGGCAACAACATCGAGGACCGGCTGGGGCACGTACGGTTCGCGCTGTTCTACGCGGCCTGCGGGTACGCGGCGTCGTACGGCTACGCGTTCCTCAACGCCGACTCCGGGGAGCCCCTGATCGGCGCGTCCGGGGCGATCGCCGGCGTCCTCGGGGCGTATCTCGTCCTCTACCCGAAGGCCAGGGTCTGGATCCTCGTCCCGTTCCTGCTCTTCCTGCCGCTGAGACTGCCCGCCTGGCTGGTGCTGGGCTCCTGGTTCGTGCTCCAGGCCGTCTACTCGTCCGACGACGGCGTCTCCGACGTCGGCACGGTCGCGTACGCGGCCCACCTCGTCGGCTTCGTCGCCGGCATGCTCCTCGCCTGGCCCCTGCGCCCCGGCACCCCACCCCCACCCGAACCACGCGGCCTGCTGTTCGGCAGACGGGCGCGGGCGGGGTGGTGA